A genome region from Penicillium psychrofluorescens genome assembly, chromosome: 3 includes the following:
- a CDS encoding uncharacterized protein (ID:PFLUO_005371-T1.cds;~source:funannotate): MSTSVDKQQPPSKQLDLNSVARQRSISHSNGSVSPNSVETGHGLGTAPRSPKKSSMAQTQRSRYLKTAAIVGVVFMLLLWMSPSKPSYPRTSFSSEQPPSGASASTKCTKPYDSSKPLIQYALMIDAGSTGSRIHVYRFNNCGPTPELENEVFEQTKKVEGGSSGLSSYKEDAEGAAHSLDPLMEVAVQNVPEEYRPCTPLAVKATAGLRLLGPSMSDNILEAVRHRLETAYPFPVVSKEKGGVEIMDGKDEGVYAWITTNYLLGKIGGPDQTPTAAVFDLGGGSTQIVFEPTFEQSASGGMPERLAEGDHKYDLQFGGRHFELYQHSHLGYGLMSAREAVHKYLVESMLANNPSDLSWLKRPITNPCIGPAMEKEVELKYPDGHSTFGPSIKVKMAGSKEHSTAAQCRGLTEKILKKDADCKLAPCSFNGVHQPSLAKTFAREDVYAFSYFFDRTDPLGMPSSFTIDELHDLTSTVCAGESSWKVFEGVEKALEELHDRPEWCLDLNFMLGLLHTGYEMPLTREIKIAKKIKNNELGWCLGASLPLLSKESGWTCRIKEIS; this comes from the exons ATGTCGACAAGTGTCGACAAGCAACAGCCGCCTAGCAAACAACTCGATCTCAATTCAGTCGCTCGCCAGCGTTCAATCTCTCACAGCAACGGCTCCGTCTCTCCTAATTCAGTCGAAACCGGTCACGGACTAGGCACTGCTCCCCGCAGCCCCAAAAAATCCAGCATGGCCCAGACCCAGCGATCGCGGTATTTGAAGACCGCTGCTATTGTCGGTGTTGTGTTTATGCTGCTTCTATGGATGTCGCCCTCGAAGCCCTCATATCCCCGCACTAGTTTTAGCTCCG AACAACCGCCCTCCGGCGCCAGCGCCTCGACTAAATGCACAAAACCCTATGACTCCTCCAAGCCTCTGATCCAGTATGCGCTCATGATCGATGCTGGCAGCACGGGCTCTCGTATCCACGTCTACCGGTTCAATAACTGCGGTCCCACCCCGGAATTGGAGAACGAGGTTTTCGAGCAGACGAAGAAGGTGGAAGGTGGTAGCTCTGGCCTTAGCTCGTACAAGGAAGATGCCGAAGGCGCTGCCCACAGTCTGGACCCCCTCATGGAAGTTGCCGTGCAGAACGTTCCCGAAGAGTACAGGCCGTGTACGCCACTTGCTGTTAAGGCCACCGCCGGACTTCGTCTCCTCGGTCCATCGATGAGCGACAACATCCTCGAGGCTGTACGACACCGCCTGGAGACGGCCTACCCATTCCCCGTGGTgtccaaggagaagggcggCGTCGAGATCATggatggcaaggatgagGGCGTCTATGCGTGGATCACGACCAACTATCTTCTGGGCAAGATCGGTGGCCCCGATCAGACCCCGACCGCTGCCGTCTTTGATCTGGGCGGTGGTTCCACTCAGATCGTTTTCGAGCCGACCTTCGAGCAAAGTGCGTCGGGCGGTATGCCGGAGCGCCTGGCGGAAGGTGACCACAAGTATGACCTGCAGTTCGGCGGCCGCCACTTCGAGCTCTACCAGCACTCTCACCTTGGCTATGGTCTGATGTCGGCACGTGAAGCCGTCCACAAGTACCTCGTGGAGTCCATGCTAGCCAATAACCCCAGCGACCTGTCGTGGCTGAAGCGGCCGATCACCAACCCGTGCATTGGCCCCGCTATGGAAAAGGAAGTGGAACTGAAGTACCCCGACGGTCACTCTACTTTTGGCCCAAGTATCAAGGTCAAGATGGCCGGCTCGAAGGAGCACTCCACAGCCGCGCAGTGCCGCGGCTTGACTGAGAAGATCCTGAAGAAGGATGCCGACTGCAAGCTGGCCCCGTGCTCTTTCAACGGTGTGCATCAGCCGTCACTGGCGAAGACCTTCGCCCGCGAGGATGTCTACGCCTTCTCCTACTTTTTCGACCGCACCGACCCGCTTGGCATGCCCAGCTCTTTCACTATAGATGAGCTGCACGACCTGACCTCTACAGTCTGCGCCGGCGAGTCTAGCTGGAAGGTGTTCGAGGGCGTCGAaaaggcgctggaggagcttcATGATCGGCCTGAGTGGTGCTTGGACCTCAACTTCATGTTGGGTCTGCTACACACCGGATACGAGATGCCGCTGACCCGCGAAATCAAGATCGCCAAGAAAATCAAGAACAACGAGCTGGGCTGGTGTCTTGGTGCGAG CTTGCCTCTCCTGAGCAAGGAATCCGGCTGGACATGTCGGATCAAGGAGATCTCGtaa
- a CDS encoding uncharacterized protein (ID:PFLUO_005374-T1.cds;~source:funannotate): MPIPLPPRTPTPPSAVDDAPNQHAFQALDRDALSPLVDTFPKSASLETATKDHVSPTIPSFNPTPENGASDSDPAGPFNFSTTVMAKGPVPKSQQNIGQRRGHKYKHSSISHQIFMEPPPRAPLALPNSLPIPTFKEYRISMSKEQKTRFWWSVCHMFVAAYTLWTAHGSLAMTALSHLILFDSLGALLCVVVDVLSNFEVWKRSSVRHPFGLERAEVLAGFAMCVLLLFMGLDLISHNLQHLLEKAGHEPHHSHEHDRVSLGSVDVTAVLAISSTLVSAMGLKNHARIGKAMRFAYIESLPSVLSNPSHFLTLSCSALLLLLPLVSIRIYDWLDKLLSGTIAISMCVLGTRLVKTLGSMLLMSYSGQGVADVIKDIEAEPSVFGIDDVRFWQVHYGLCMANLKLRVAGSDENLARLREKISSLIRNRLGGGYGSGGQKWEVSLQFTVERT, encoded by the exons ATGCCAATCCCTCTGCCTCCGCGCACCCCGACTCCGCCCTCCGCCGTCGACGATGCTCCGAATCAACATGCCTTTCAGGCTCTAGACCGCGATGCCCTATCGCCATTGGTCGACACCTTTCCAAAAAGTGCATCGTTAGAGACAGCGACGAAAGACCATGTCAGCCCTACGATTCCCTCCTTCAATCCGACTCCTGAGAATGGCGCGAGCGACAGCGACCCGGCGGGGCCTTTCAATTTCAGTACGACGGTTATGGCCAAAGGCCCAGTCCCGAAATCG CAGCAGAACATTGGACAGCGGCGTGGCCACAAGTATAAGCACAGTAGCATCTCTCACCAGATCTTCATGGAGCCTCCGCCACGCGCACCCCTCGCTTTACCGAACTCGCTTCCCATCCCCACATTCAAGGAATACCGTATCAGCATGTCCAAGGAGCAGAAGACCCGATTTTGGTGGAGTGTGTGCCACATGTTCGTCGCGGCTTATACCCTCTGGACCGCGCACGGGTCACTTGCGATGACCGCACTGTCGCACTTGATTCTATTTGATTCACTAGGAGCTCTGCTGTGTGTAGTTGTGGATGTCCTGAGCAACTTTGAAGTATGGAAGCGATCCAGCGTGCGACACCCATTCGGCCTGGAACGCGCCGAAGTCCTGGCTGGGTTCGCCATGTGCGTGCTCCTGCTGTTCATGGGTCTCGACTTGATCTCCCATAATCTGCAGCACTTGTTGGAGAAAGCCGGCCACGAGCCGCACCACTCGCACGAGCATGATCGAGTTTCCTTGGGCAGCGTGGACGTTACCGCTGTTCTTGCCATCTCGTCGACTCTAGTCTCGGCAATGGGACTGAAGAACCATGCCCGCATTGGAAAAGCGATGCGCTTTGCATACATTGAGTCTCTTCCGTCCGTCCTGAGCAATCCCTCCCACTTCCTCACCCTCTCGTGCTcagcccttcttcttttgctccCGTTGGTGTCCATTCGCATTTACGATTGGTTGGACAAGCTACTTTCTGGGACCATTGCCATTTCAATGTGCGTTTTGGGAACGCGCTTGGTGAAAACGCTTGGGTCCATGCTTCTCATGTCCTACTCTGGCCAGGGCGTGGCGGATGTCATCAAAGACATCGAAGCAGAGCCTTCTGTGTTTGGCATCGACGATGTCCGATTCTGGCAGGTGCATTATGGACTGTGCATGGCGAATCTCAAGCTTCGGGTTGCTGGCTCCGATGAAAACCTGGCCCGGCTTCGTGAGAAGATCTCCAGTTTGATTCGGAACCGCTTGGGTGGAGGATATGGCAGCGGAGGCCAGAAATGGGAGGTGTCCCTGCAGTTCACCGTGGAGCGTACATAG
- a CDS encoding uncharacterized protein (ID:PFLUO_005375-T1.cds;~source:funannotate), producing MDNRGSFFFFLFVFYLLLSTQSRPPLIDEDRERQRELVRERHALRLLNDSSYGDFDPLADRWLPFEGVRKNDSYAWDMFPHVQDRAREQLRSALSNAGLEPPIDLAGESAEAPLNLSQLLVPVYRNATGKLRGDWVRRTQDVTRRGSLNTTAIALEHEYFTHEFGSNITGNQGTFYFTLEESGEEELRIGGGVAREIRANLAVESDDFWGNTWYLSLFGVHFPETGGIMLSTSSEKFGGVFSLPHFALTPDTYELSHGLLLKSLSDTVSEKQNRPATLFPWSSLAGTEQIEFPAPRCEHIIYMQQHPVLVGDNVADRPLLEQMERELRYPMGAPIPNPPLMVMSAIVFSPDCGYILETKGAPEFPPSETLYLTGPKHEEYSKYAARLIFVVSAVFVGQITLLLRQIKEASTPSTRSRVSFYTIALMALGDAFVLIFIVLELYAAVSFLVLTTASFLAFLSVSYIGMRFMMEIWAVQEPERRESERAVIPSPPAVRPGTLPLPATAVQDRAPTPIIIAPDQDPPAEELDPSPPPPPTIARPAAPGPRQVRADVGAMYARFYFALFGLLILSFWAFLLPRRLGSIYVRLLASVYLSFWVPQIHRNVMRNCRKALRWDFVIGQSILRLFPFLYFLTARGNVLFVRPDWTTAFTMTGWMWIQAWVLASQDILGPRFFVPRGWAPPAYDYHPTLRDTTGADEDLEAGIGGDTLSITSLRADERDLISDSKDDDKMRPRDRKKAMFDCAICMQDIEVPVLPALSAGAGSSVTDGATSILSRRTYMVTPCRHIFHTACLESWMRLRLQCPICRESIPPV from the coding sequence ATGGATAACCGCGggtccttcttctttttcctgttCGTCTTCTACCTGCTCCTGAGCACTCAATCGCGCCCTCCCTTGATAGATGAGGACCGAGAGCGTCAACGCGAGCTCGTTCGCGAGCGCCATGCGCTGCGCCTACTGAACGACTCGTCCTATGGGGACTTTGATCCGCTGGCGGATCGATGGCTTCCATTTGAAGGAGTCAGGAAGAACGACAGTTATGCCTGGGATATGTTTCCGCATGTGCAGGATCGCGCGCGTGAGCAGTTGCGCTCTGCTCTCTCGAATGCCGGGCTGGAGCCCCCAATAGACTTGGCCGGCGAGTCCGCCGAGGCACCTTTAAACCTGTCCCAGCTTCTGGTCCCAGTATATCGCAACGCGACGGGAAAGCTGCGCGGGGACTGGGTGCGACGGACACAGGATGTAACTCGCCGTGGATCTCTCAATACGACTGCCATCGCGCTCGAGCACGAGTACTTTACCCATGAGTTCGGTTCGAACATCACTGGGAATCAGGGAACCTTCTACTTCACTCTAGAGGaatccggggaagaagagcttCGAATCGGTGGTGGCGTTGCCCGAGAAATCCGAGCAAACCTAGCCGTTGAAAGTGACGACTTCTGGGGGAACACCTGGTACTTGTCGCTCTTTGGTGTGCATTTCCCGGAGACCGGAGGAATCATGTTGAGTACTTCGAGCGAAAAATTTGGCGGGGTCTTCTCATTGCCGCATTTTGCGCTTACGCCAGACACCTATGAGCTGTCTCACGGACTCCTGCTCAAATCGCTTTCGGATACCGTATCCGAAAAGCAGAATCGCCCCGCGACTCTGTTCCCCTGGTCCTCTCTGGCAGGGACAGAGCAGATCGAGTTTCCTGCGCCCAGATGTGAGCACATAATTTATATGCAGCAACACCCCGTCTTGGTTGGTGACAATGTTGCGGACCGACCGCTGCTCGAGCAAATGGAGCGTGAGCTGCGCTACCCAATGGGAGCGCCCATTCCGAATCCTCCCCTCATGGTGATGTCGGCCATTGTCTTCTCGCCAGATTGCGGCTACATACTCGAGACTAAGGGGGCACCCGAATTTCCTCCCTCGGAAACATTGTATCTGACCGGGCCGAAGCATGAGGAGTACAGTAAATATGCGGCTCGTCTCATTTTCGTGGTCTCTGCCGTGTTTGTTGGGCAGATCACTCTTCTTTTGCGCCAGATTAAGGAAGCCTCTACTCCATCGACGCGGAGCCGTGTCAGTTTCTATACCATTGCGTTGATGGCGCTGGGAGATGCGTTTGttctcatcttcatcgtgTTGGAGCTTTATGCAGCAGTCTCCTTCTTGGTTCTGACGACTGCATCCTTTTTGGCATTTCTTTCCGTCAGCTACATCGGTATGAGGTTCATGATGGAGATCTGGGCGGTACAGGAGCCGGAGAGACGCGAATCGGAGCGTGCGGTGATCCCGTCTCCACCGGCTGTGCGCCCTGGAACGCTGCCATTGCCTGCAACGGCCGTGCAAGACAGAGCTCCTACCCCGATTATTATAGCACCCGATCAAGACCCCCCTGCCGAAGAACTGGATCCGTCACCGCCGCCCCCGCCGACCATCGCCCGCCCGGCTGCCCCGGGCCCAAGACAAGTGCGGGCCGATGTGGGCGCCATGTACGCGCGGTTTTATTTTGCATTGTTTGGCTTGCTGATCCTATCCTTCTGGGCCTTTCTCTTGCCAAGACGACTTGGGTCGATCTATGTACGCCTGTTAGCGTCGGTCTATCTCTCCTTCTGGGTGCCACAGATCCATCGAAATGTCATGCGAAACTGCCGCAAAGCGCTCCGGTGGGATTTCGTGATCGGCCAGAGTATCCTGCGGCTTTTCCCATTCTTGTACTTCCTCACAGCTCGTGGAAACGTGCTGTTTGTCCGGCCCGACTGGACCACCGCTTTCACCATGACAGGTTGGATGTGGATACAGGCTTGGGTTTTGGCTAGCCAGGATATTTTAGGCCCGCGCTTTTTCGTTCCCCGTGGGTGGGCTCCTCCGGCATACGATTACCATCCCACGCTGCGCGACACGACTGGTGCAGACGAGGACCTCGAGGCCGGCATTGGTGGTGACACTCTGTCTATCACGTCCCTCCGGGCCGATGAACGGGATCTGATCAGTGACTCCAAGGATGATGACAAGATGCGGCCCCGCGACCGGAAGAAGGCCATGTTCGACTGTGCCATCTGCATGCAGGATATCGAGGTCCCTGTCCTCCCGGCGCTGTCAGCTGGTGCTGGCAGTAGCGTCACCGATGGAGCTACCAGTATTCTCAGCCGTCGCACTTACATGGTGACGCCCTGTCGGCATATCTTCCACACGGCCTGTCTTGAAAGCTGGATGCGACTTCGTTTGCAGTGTCCAATTTGTCGGGAATCCATTCCGCCTGTATAA
- a CDS encoding uncharacterized protein (ID:PFLUO_005378-T1.cds;~source:funannotate) translates to MSPRPWVELMALDRLPDAETTVPGASSPEKMERFRSLASPFPPGESTRSFGGHVYAQSAYAASKTVDKGFMVHDMTGSFILAGRLDEPYIYTVRHIRDGKMYCTRSVDARQNGKICFSGLCSFKRDEKQQTFGHQPQTAQQRFAPILNAKRAEEQPVSPSVDADWWIEAVNEGNIVEREFPGLDVRKVDMEDYNSSPEVRDHPEKYRQLTQYRMKGSPDLDPRATISQIREREAEGEYDNLYACAHMYASDKNSLLLIPRALGIKHFAEMASLTLTVIVHHHGPALRMVDWDAVDKDSGKADPLDLPMKWFVQENWTPRSAENRAVHESYLWSPDGTLLATTLQDSMLRLRQLERL, encoded by the exons ATGTCCCCGCGGCCATGGGTGGAGCTGATGGCCCTGGACCGTCTCCCTGACGCAGAGACCACAGTGCCTGGCGCCAGTTCGCCAGAAAAGATGGAGCGCTTCCGCTCGCTCGCATCGCCGTTTCCTCCGGGCGAGAGCACGCGCTCATTTGGCGGCCATGTTTACGCGCAGTCGGCCTATGCGGCGTCGAAGACGGTGGACAAGGGGTTTATGGTTCAT GATATGACCGGATCGTTTATATTAGCCGGCCGCCTAGACGAGCCCTACATCTACACAGTGCGGCACATCCGCGACGGAAAGATGTACTGCACGCGCTCCGTGGACGCGCGCCAAAACGGCAAGATCTGTTTCTCGGGTCTCTGCTCTTTCAAGCGCGACGAGAAGCAGCAAACATTCGGGCACCAGCCGCAAACCGCGCAGCAGCGATTTGCGCCGATTCTCAATGCGAAGCGCGCAGAGGAGCAGCCGGTCAGCCCTAGCGTGGATGCGGATTGGTGGATCGAGGCCGTGAATGAGGGGAATATTGTCGAGCGCGAGTTTCCAGGTCTTGATGTCCGGAAGGTAGATATGGAAGACTACAATTCCTCCCCGGAGGTCAGGGATCATCCGGAGAAGTACCGGCAGCTGACGCAGTATCGGATGAAGGGGTCCCCGGATTTAGACCCGCGAGCGACAATCTCACAGATCCGGGAACGGGAGGCAGAGGGCGAGTACGATAACCTGTACGCCTGCGCACATATGTACGCCAGCGACAAGAACTCGCTGCTCCTCATCCCGCGCGCGCTGGGCATCAAGCACttcgccgagatggcgagTTTGACTCTCACTGTGATTGtgcatcatcatggaccGGCGCTCCGGATGGTAGATTGGGATGCTGTTGATAAGGACAGCGGCAAGGCCGATCCGTTGGATCTGCCGATGAAGTGGTTCGTCCAAGAGAACTGGACTCCGCGGTCTGCGGAGAATAGGGCCGTGCATGAAAGTTATCTGTGGAGTCCTGATGGGACGTTGCTGGCGACCACCTTGCAGGATAGCATGCTGCGACTGCGGCAACTTGAGCGGCTGTGA
- a CDS encoding uncharacterized protein (ID:PFLUO_005372-T1.cds;~source:funannotate) produces the protein MATDEDMEGVQVENKKRASVDIDNVKRKKFKADDLPLSGAQHAAIDKLLHSFKKKGGFDSVRKKIWAEFNEGDSKTKFTDQLIALAESEIDREPALLSRERGKAATLIEGAVDRGDVYKNVEDSIDNLAANHLEFILDSVRGIRRQDVGDEVASREEQSGNKTDEEYDVYIKAKREEREKVWREEMRKQKEVEEEQKRIKEEELRKKREMERQKEEEERARRKELEEKRRAEERERDEQRERERQERYERRRREDRDRFHWDRDQDRSRSRDRHRYRDRSPAHRADRGVSPRPRDATKKESSSTSKDPTPAPPPPAPVDEKSLEEAALQMLLKEGEELAAKARQKPEFDFEEAEAIENGLKPGAAQLAHRLETSTDDTVQTQIALNGPVIIHEIEAGVAPAAHLHLVMRRIAATVGPETPEIVTWTNDVDIVTSATMIEATDPAAAAAAGRLPVDVIAAQNGVNDLDPGTPLGTMIGDTRSAVAVATKKETALDAAVTPNLPHDPVTHLHDRGDVHARGPLRDNAHASAPGPALDPLDAAPAPVAGLALADLLPQASTSTDTSPLQAIAADHHAAARGLRNRQQQTGPEWAISIEPMRRMIVGLGGALPVLLVEEVAVAAVGAALVGGGAGVEDGVAVVDLNDNAMDFTNEQPMSHSLKRPRDEDSYTPPTSNNQGNLPLSKKLRIAAWLSSTPDPVSLSSDDTFATPPTLNDESPLSTPPSIRMSHTPTTTKMSKRDEEGLARLSKRGMKTTGHGRNDELPQASSSDDEPTSSSGSSSSESESESESENENQPPHTTTTAAAAANNPATASAEPPIPNITGRPKPQIRRMDGDSGLLSRLSSFLPQMKDANESLQKDIAAGTAGDIILDSSLDIRGSGDEDDEEEDEDMEKGEGGGEGKWQRQYIEMNLGLGVLEEKREDGSTAEESPDSHHPAKDASAAPKDSNVLGKLMKTKQSSTEKPTIEEMAE, from the exons ATGGCTACcgacgaggacatggagGGTGTCCAAgtcgagaacaagaagcggGCCTCGGTGGACATTGACAATGTcaagcgcaagaagttcaaggCTGACGACTTGCCTTTGTCCGGTGCCCAGCATGCTGCCATTGACAAACTCTTGCACTccttcaagaagaaaggtGGCTTTGACAGCGTGCGCAAGAAGATCTGGGCCGAATTCAATGAAGGG GACTCCAAGACCAAGTTTACGGACCAGTTGATTGCGCTCGCCGAGTCCGAGATTGACCGCGAACCAGCGCTACTGTCTCGTGAGCGAGGAAAAGCCGCGACCCTTATTGAAGGTGCCGTCGACCGTGGGGATGTCTACAAAAACGTGGAGGACTCGATTGACAATCTTGCCGCCAACCACCTCGAATTCATCCTCGACTCCGTCCGAGGAATCCGCCGCCAGGATGTGGGCGATGAAGTAGCTTCGCGCGAGGAGCAGTCGGGCAACAAAACCGACGAAGAGTACGATGTCTATATCAAGGCGAAACGCGAGGAACGGGAGAAAGTCTGGCGCGAGGAGATGCGCAAGCAAaaggaggtggaagaagaacagaagcGGATCAAAGAAGAGGAGCTCCGCAAGAAACGTGAAATGGAGCgacagaaagaggaagaagagagggcCAGACGCAAAGAgctggaagaaaagagacgGGCTGAAGAGCGGGAGCGTGATGAGCAGCGAGAACGAGAGCGGCAGGAGCGATATGAGCGACGAAGACGGGAGGACCGTGACAGATTCCATTGGGATCGAGATCAGGATCGCAGTCGAAGCAGAGATCGTCACCGGTACCGTGACCGTTCGCCAGCACACCGAGCTGACCGTGGAGTGTCTCCTCGGCCCCGGGATGCAACAAAGAAAGAATCGTCGTCAACATCAAAAGATCCAACCCCTGCACCCCCACCCCCTGCTCCAGTGGATGAGAAATCCTTGGAGGAAGCTGCTCTGCAAATGTTGCTAaaggaaggcgaggaacTTGCGGCCAAGGCGCGGCAGAAGCCCGAGTTCGACTTTGAAGAGGCCGAAGCCATTGAAAATGGACTCAAGCCGGGGGCGGCGCA GCTGGCACACCGGCTCGAGACCTCGACAGACGACACGGTTCAAACGCAGATCGCACTGAACGGCCCCGTCATCATACACGAGATCGAAGCCGGAGTCGCTCCCGCCGCCCACTTGCATCTCGTTATGAGACGGATCGCCGCCACGGTCGGTCCAGAGACTCCCGAGATCGTGACATGGACGAACGACGTGGATATCGTGACTTCCGCGACGATGATCGAAGCTACAGACccagccgccgcagccgcagcaggTCGACTGCCCGTGGACGTGATCGCAGCCCAGAACGGCGTGAACGACCTCGATCCAGGGACCCCGCTAGGGACTATGATCGGCGACACCAGGAGCGCAGTCGCAGTCGCGACAAAGAAAGAGACCGCCCTCGACGCAGCCGTTACTCCCAATCTCCCTCACGACCCAGTAACACATCTCCACGACCGCGGCGACGTTCACGCACGCGGTCCCCTTCGAGACAACGCGCACGCGAGCGCCCCAGGTCCCGCTCTCGATCCGCTCGACGCCGCTCCCGCTCCCGTCGCCGGTCTCGCTCTCGCAGACCTTCTCCCCCAGGCCTCGACATCGACCGATACGTCCCCTCTACAAGCAATCGCAGCAGATCACCACGCCGCCGCCCGCGGTCTCCGGAaccggcagcagcagaccgGTCCAGAATGGGCGATATCGATCG AGCCGATGCGCCGGATgatcgtcggcctcggcggcgcaCTCCCAGTCCTCCTCGTAGAAGAAGTCGCAGTCGCAGCCGTCGGCGCAGCTTTagtcggaggaggagcaggagtcGAAGACGGAGTCGCAGTCGTTGATTTGAACGATAATGCTATGGACTT CACCAACGAACAACCAATGTCCCACTCCCTGAAACGACCTCGCGACGAAGATTCATATACTCCGCCGACAAGCAATAACCAAGGAAACCTTCCTCTGTCCAAGAAACTGCGCATCGCCGCCTGGCTGTCCTCGACACCGGATCCCGTTTCTCTCAGCTCTGACGACACCTTCGCAACTCCTCCGACTCTGAATGACGAATCCCCTCTATCTACGCCACCATCTATACGCATGAGCCATACTCCTACTACTACGAAGATGTCTAAACGAGATGAGGAGGGATTGGCCCGTTTGTCGAAACGGGGTATGAAGACGACAGGTCACGGACGGAATGATGAACTACCACAAGCTTCATCCTCGGACGACGAACCGACCTCTTCATCGGGGTCATCATCTTCCGAAAGTGAAAGCGAGAGTGAAAGTGAAAATGAGAATCAACCCCCACATacaaccaccaccgccgccgccgccgccaatAATCCCGCCACTGCTTCCGCCGAGCCCCCAATACCAAATATCACTGGCCGTCCAAAACCACAGATACGGCGGATGGATGGCGACTCGGGTCTCTTGTCGCGTCTATCGTCGTTTCTGCCGCAGATGAAAGATGCGAATGAGAGTTTGCAGAAAGATATTGCGGCGGGGACGGCGGGGGATATTATCTTGGATTCTTCATTGGATATCCGTGGGAgtggagatgaagacgatgaggaagaggatgaggatatggagaagggagagggagggggagaagggaagTGGCAGAGACAGTACATTGAAATG AATCTTGGGTTGGGAGTCCTGGAAGAGAAACGGGAAGACGGGAGCACTGCAGAAGAAAGTCCTGACTCTCACCACCCCGCAAAAGATgcatcagcagcaccaaAAGATTCGAATGTTCTCGGGAAGCTCATGAAGACCAAACAATCCTCAACGGAGAAGCCAACaatcgaggagatggcggagtGA
- a CDS encoding uncharacterized protein (ID:PFLUO_005377-T1.cds;~source:funannotate), translating into MLYELIAIVRPGSINEVREIARNAGAQVIRSGGVVRGYTNWGTFRLPKPTTRHQARYTDGHHFIMRFDASGPIQSSVRRTLGLDPRMINFSVVKLGDKLEEIKDVEGKVEWNNHRSIMDLIPPSS; encoded by the exons ATGTTGTACGAGTTGATTGCCATT GTCCGTCCGGGCAGCATCAACGAGGTGCGAGA AATCGCCCGCAATGCCGGCGCCCAGGTAATCCGCTCCGGCGGCGTGGTCCGCGGCTACACGAACTGGGGCACCTTCCGCCTACCCAAGCCGACGACGCGCCACCAAGCCCGCTACACGGACGGCCACCACTTCATCATGCGCTTCGATGCCTCGGGGCCTATCCAGTCGTCTGTCCGTCGCACGCTCGGACTCGACCCGCGCATGATCAATTTCTCCGTCGTGAAGCTGGGcgacaagctggaggagatcaaggatgtgGAGGGCAAGGTGGAGTGGAATAATCATCGCAGTATCATGGATCTGATTCCGCCTTCCTCTTAG
- a CDS encoding uncharacterized protein (ID:PFLUO_005373-T1.cds;~source:funannotate): MVHKVLFWSGFGIAVRLWQLGIEMRPMFQKEALWAYPLFAGVGGSFGYWLQGVEQRQLKMLAQRREAILEKRRRRDQREGSPVEAGGLLAATS; the protein is encoded by the exons ATGGTCCACAAGGTGCTCTTCTGGAGCGGCTTCG GCATCGCCGTCCGCCTTTGGCAACTCGGCATCGAGATGCGTCCCATGTTCCAAAAGGAAGCCCTCTGGGCCTACCCTCTCTTCGCCGGTGTGGGTGGCAGCTTCGGTTATTGGCTCCAGGGTGTTGAGCAAAGACAGCTGAAGATGCTTGCGCAGCGGCGAGAGGCTATTCTGGAGAAGCGTCGGCGGAGAGACCAGCGAGAGGGTTCTCCGGTCGAGGCGGGCGGTCTTCTGGCTGCGACGTCATAA
- a CDS encoding uncharacterized protein (ID:PFLUO_005376-T1.cds;~source:funannotate) produces the protein MSVARVVRPFASRLLAQPSTPLCRAAPVLRFPRGSTRSFSQSPLAQLKKYTGSHEWVELADGGKTAKIGITEYAAHALGDVVYVELPEADLEVQAEEPVGAVESVKSASDVHSPVSGKVIKGNSVLVDEAKTINASPEGEGWIAEIEVSDVAELDGLMDAAAYERLLKSEE, from the exons ATGTCTGTTGCTCGTGTTGTCCGTCCCTTCGCATCGCGGCTGCTTGCCCAGCCTTCGACTCCCCTCTGCCGCGCTGCGCCTGTCCTCCGTTTCCCGCGGGGAAGCACGAGGAGTTTCTCGCAGAGCCCTCTGG CCCAGCTGAAGAAGTATACCGGTTCGCACGAATGGGTCGAGCTAGCCGACGGCGGCAAGACCG CTAAAATCGGCATCACCGAGTACGCCGCCCACGCGCTCGGAGACGTCGTCTACGTTGAGCTCCCCGAAGCCGACCTGGAAGTCCAGGCCGAAGAGCCTGTCGGCGCCGTCGAGTCCGTCAAGTCTGCGTCTGACGTGCACTCGCCCGTCTCCGGCAAGGTGATCAAGGGTAATAGTGTCCTGGTTGACGAGGCCAAGACCATCAACGCCAGCCCCGAGGGAGAGGGCTGGATTGCGGAAATTGAGGTTAGCGATGTTGCAGAGTTGGATGGGCTGATGGATGCGGCTGCTTATGAGCGACTATTGAAGAGTGAGGAATAA